The Dehalococcoidia bacterium genome has a window encoding:
- a CDS encoding NAD(P)/FAD-dependent oxidoreductase, translating to MIGGGPAGSTAATMLARAGWRVRLFERERFPREHVGESLLPASLPLLEELGAMPAIERAGFVKKWGAVMVWGSGDEPWSWHFSETNRRYPHAYQVWRPQFDQILLDNGRAAGVDVREGCRVTEALFDGDAVTGLRVVDGAGNEQDCRARFVVDASGQAGLLGRALRLRRPDPYFRNLAIYGYYSGVAPLPEAERGNIFIESYEHGWCWTIPLHTGWTSVGCVVDSERGQQGIRRKGRAGFFAGQLALARHTAARVSNAALAAGPIVVRDWSYVSDEVAGDGYVLAGDAACFVDPLFSSGVHLALSSGVLAAAYVTSALRDPTLRGPTGQVYKELYYRQYGHFRELAKLFYASNRSVESYFWEARRILGADDSLSPRQAFVQAVAGQPPQGYERVVLERGEAPAGFAEGVRALEDARTERNTRATTVLADAKLLPRLVPVLAEGARLEKKPVLGEGEFVWGLVLSTPARPEGTPLSGLLARAVSLIDGRCSVADLLQTLAQALPAEQAARVPASVLTALRILYTDGAIAELRLAAD from the coding sequence AGCGCGAGCGCTTCCCGCGCGAACACGTGGGCGAATCGCTGCTGCCCGCCTCGCTGCCCCTGCTCGAAGAGCTGGGCGCGATGCCCGCGATCGAGCGCGCCGGCTTCGTCAAGAAGTGGGGCGCGGTGATGGTCTGGGGCAGCGGCGACGAGCCGTGGAGCTGGCACTTCAGCGAAACCAACCGCCGCTACCCGCACGCCTACCAGGTCTGGCGGCCGCAGTTCGACCAGATCCTGCTCGATAACGGCCGTGCCGCCGGCGTCGACGTGCGCGAGGGCTGCCGCGTCACCGAAGCGCTGTTCGACGGAGATGCGGTCACCGGCCTGCGCGTCGTGGACGGAGCGGGCAACGAGCAGGACTGCCGCGCCCGCTTCGTCGTCGATGCCAGCGGCCAGGCGGGCCTGCTGGGCCGCGCGCTGCGGCTGCGACGGCCCGACCCCTACTTCCGCAACCTGGCGATCTACGGCTACTACAGCGGCGTCGCGCCCCTGCCCGAAGCGGAGCGCGGCAACATCTTCATCGAGTCCTACGAGCACGGCTGGTGCTGGACGATTCCACTGCACACCGGCTGGACCAGCGTCGGCTGCGTGGTGGACAGCGAGCGCGGCCAGCAGGGCATCCGCCGCAAGGGTCGGGCCGGCTTCTTCGCCGGCCAGCTCGCGCTGGCGAGGCACACCGCGGCCCGGGTGAGCAACGCCGCGCTGGCCGCCGGCCCGATCGTCGTGCGCGACTGGTCCTACGTTTCGGACGAAGTCGCCGGTGACGGCTACGTGCTCGCCGGTGACGCGGCCTGCTTCGTCGATCCGCTCTTCTCCTCCGGCGTGCACCTGGCGCTCTCCTCGGGTGTGCTGGCCGCGGCCTATGTCACCTCAGCGCTGCGCGACCCAACGCTGCGCGGCCCGACGGGCCAGGTCTACAAGGAGTTGTACTACCGCCAGTACGGCCACTTCCGCGAGCTGGCGAAGCTGTTCTACGCCAGCAACCGCAGCGTCGAGTCCTACTTCTGGGAGGCGCGGCGCATCCTTGGCGCCGATGACTCGCTCTCTCCGCGCCAGGCGTTCGTGCAGGCCGTGGCCGGCCAACCGCCGCAGGGCTACGAGCGCGTCGTGCTGGAGCGCGGCGAAGCGCCGGCAGGCTTCGCGGAAGGCGTGCGCGCGCTGGAAGACGCACGCACGGAACGCAACACGCGGGCCACGACCGTGCTCGCCGACGCCAAGCTCCTGCCGCGGCTCGTGCCTGTCCTGGCGGAAGGCGCACGGCTGGAAAAGAAGCCCGTGCTGGGCGAGGGCGAGTTCGTCTGGGGCCTCGTGCTCAGCACGCCGGCGCGGCCGGAAGGCACGCCGCTGAGCGGGCTGCTGGCGCGGGCCGTCTCGCTGATCGACGGCCGCTGCAGCGTGGCCGATCTGCTGCAGACCCTCGCTCAAGCGCTGCCGGCGGAACAGGCTGCGCGCGTGCCGGCCAGCGTGCTCACGGCGCTGCGCATCCTCTACACCGACGGCGCGATCGCGGAGCTACGCCTCGCCGCCGACTGA
- a CDS encoding dodecin, whose amino-acid sequence MPDRTYKLVELVGTSEHGVDAAIQNAIARAAQTLKGLDWFEVVSVRGQIAEGKVQHYQVTMKVGFRVMDPADLHRE is encoded by the coding sequence ATGCCGGACCGCACATACAAGCTCGTGGAGCTGGTCGGCACCTCGGAACACGGCGTAGACGCGGCGATCCAGAACGCGATCGCCCGCGCCGCGCAGACGCTGAAAGGCCTGGACTGGTTCGAAGTCGTCTCGGTTCGCGGCCAGATCGCCGAGGGCAAGGTGCAGCACTACCAGGTGACGATGAAGGTCGGCTTCCGCGTCATGGACCCCGCCGACCTGCATAGGGAATAG